The following are encoded together in the Malaya genurostris strain Urasoe2022 chromosome 3, Malgen_1.1, whole genome shotgun sequence genome:
- the LOC131435945 gene encoding coiled-coil domain-containing protein 6, with amino-acid sequence MDSPCESESSLDGGAMLPPSPVSREQLQKRIESLTQQNKVLKVELETYKIRVKVIQEENRSLRQASVIIQAKAEQEEEYISNTLLKKIQALKKEKESLAHHYEREEECLTNDLSRKLDQLRQEKCKLELTLEQEQECLVNKLMRKIEKLEAETSAKQNHLEQLRREMVELENTLEQEQEALVNKLWKRMDKLEAEKRSLQIKLDQPVSDPTSPKEINHRNENGNDTASQLTAHIQNLRSEVDQLRGNLAAAEKESKEKSQQFAQEEKCIRDENKRLQRKLQQEVERREALSRHLSESESSLEFEEERLFNESVSAFGGAGSSGNRPLSPGALTRCHACGQLVTRRTSERFIKPAIPIGLNTSAPNVLHHHNSMGAHCHPAGGSTGSGTSSGHFPMLSTGAGGGGGNAATNTSLNSSISSSSTYNTSSNISFSGNSSFVQPASPMDTSMCKD; translated from the exons ATGGACAGCCCATGTGAGTCTGAAAGCTCACTGGACGGTGGAGCCATGCTACCACCGAGTCCGGTCTCCCGGGAGCAACTACAGAAGCGTATAGAAAGCTTAACGCAACAGAACAA GGTCCTAAAAGTGGAACTTGAAACTTACAAAATTCGCGTTAAGGTTATCCAAGAGGAGAATCGTTCTCTACGACAAGCATCTGTTATTATT caaGCAAAAGCCGAACAAGAGGAAGAATATATCTCCAATACGTTGCTGAAAAAGATCCAGGCCCTTAAGAAGGAGAAAGAATCGCTCGCTCATCACTATGAACGCGAAGAAGAGTGTCTAACCAATGATCTTTCGCGCAAGCTGGATCAGTTGCGCCAGGAAAAGTGCAAACTTGAACTGACACTCGAACAAGAGCAGGAATGTTTGGTTAACAAGTTGatgagaaaaattgaaaaacttgaGGCGGAAACGTCAGCCAAACAAAATCACTTAGAACAGTTACGCCGCGAAATGGTTGAGCTGGAGAACACATTGGAACAAGAGCAAGAAGCTTTAGTAAACAAGTTGTGGAAGCGTATGGACAAATTGGAAGCGGAGAAACGATCACTGCAAATCAAACTTGATCAGCCTGTGTCGGATCCAACTAGTCCTAA GGAAATTAATCATCGTAATGAAAACGGCAACGATACTGCCTCGCAACTGACAGCGCACATTCAAAATCTACGCTCGGAAGTAGATCAGCTACGGGGTAATTTGGCTGCTGCAGAAAAGGAAAGCAAGGAGAAATCTCAACAATTTGCTCAGGAAGAAAAATGCATTCGAGACGAAAATAAGCGCCTACAACGGAAATTACAACAAGAAGTGGAACGTCGTGAAGCTCTCTCTCGGCATTTATCAGAGTCGGAGTCTTCGCTGGAATTCGAAGAGGAACGCTTGTTCAACGAGAGTGTTTCGGCATTTGGTGGTGCCGGTAGCAGCGGTAATCGACCGCTCAGTCCCGGTGCCTTGACAAGGTGTCACGCATGCGGTCAATTAGTTACTCGTCGAACCAGCGAACGGTTCATCAAGCCAGCGATTCCAATAGGTCTCAATACATCTGCACCGAACGTCTTGCATCATCACAACAGCATGGGTGCTCACTGCCATCCCGCTGGAGGAAGCACCGGAAGTGGTACCAGCAGTGGACATTTCCCGATGCTGTCCAccggtgctggaggtggaggtGGCAATGCTGCTACCAATACCTCACTGAACAGTAGCATTTCGTCATCCTCAACATACAACACGAGCAGTAATATTTCCTTCAGCGGAAATTCGTCCTTTGTGCAGCCGGCCAGTCCAATGGATACCTCAATGTGTAAGGACTAA